From the genome of Longimicrobium sp., one region includes:
- a CDS encoding thioredoxin family protein has product MMATTTELDLQACWDGAFSWDDYLNREVVKHADMWKGTWQRARAPEWAVQRGQEIGGRWRILVISEDWCGDAFNTIPWMARLADALPQVEMRMVKRDENPELMDAFLTYGSRSIPIAIVLREDGSVAGRWGPRPSELQEFVLREKRAGIRAADDIYRDVRTWYARDRGETTLRQLLDIMAEG; this is encoded by the coding sequence ATGATGGCGACGACGACGGAGCTGGACCTGCAGGCCTGCTGGGACGGTGCGTTCAGCTGGGACGACTACCTGAACCGCGAGGTGGTGAAGCACGCCGACATGTGGAAGGGCACCTGGCAGCGCGCCCGGGCGCCGGAGTGGGCGGTGCAGCGTGGGCAGGAGATCGGCGGGCGGTGGCGGATCCTGGTGATTTCCGAGGACTGGTGCGGCGACGCGTTCAACACCATTCCCTGGATGGCGCGCCTGGCCGATGCGCTTCCCCAGGTGGAGATGCGGATGGTGAAGCGGGACGAGAACCCGGAGCTGATGGATGCGTTCCTGACCTACGGCTCGCGCTCGATTCCCATCGCGATCGTGCTGCGCGAGGACGGGAGCGTGGCGGGGCGCTGGGGCCCGCGGCCCTCGGAGTTGCAGGAGTTCGTGCTGCGGGAAAAGCGCGCCGGCATCCGTGCCGCGGACGACATCTACCGCGACGTCCGCACCTGGTATGCGCGGGACCGCGGTGAAACGACGCTCCGCCAGCTGCTGGACATCATGGCGGAAGGCTGA